A single region of the Marinobacter salinus genome encodes:
- a CDS encoding nitroreductase family protein — MNAKADAGLPVIDVEEFRKVVRSRRSVRRFTEEPVPDSVLDDCLELATLAPNSSNLQPWEFFVVKTPALRAKLAEACLGQNAAKTAPVLIAIVARTDTWREHARLAVEEWPEEKLPSIVEKYYRKITPIHYNQGPLGLLGVAKKAAGLVVGLSRPVPRGPYSANEMKVWATKSTALAAENLMLALRAHGYDSCPMEGFDECRVKKLLKIPRKGLVTMVLAAGRRAENGVYNRQYRFDRDNLIHYM; from the coding sequence ATGAATGCTAAGGCAGATGCTGGGCTTCCGGTGATCGACGTAGAAGAATTCCGAAAGGTTGTCCGAAGCCGTCGCTCGGTTCGCCGCTTCACCGAAGAACCTGTACCCGATTCCGTGCTGGACGACTGCCTCGAGCTGGCGACCCTGGCGCCGAATTCCAGCAATCTCCAGCCCTGGGAGTTTTTCGTCGTAAAAACACCGGCGTTGCGGGCCAAACTGGCGGAAGCCTGTTTGGGACAGAATGCCGCAAAAACAGCTCCGGTCCTTATCGCGATTGTCGCTCGTACCGACACTTGGCGGGAGCATGCTCGCCTTGCTGTGGAAGAGTGGCCTGAGGAAAAGCTACCCTCCATTGTGGAGAAGTATTACCGTAAAATCACGCCGATTCATTACAACCAGGGACCCCTGGGGCTTCTGGGCGTGGCCAAGAAAGCTGCCGGCCTGGTTGTCGGCTTGTCCCGCCCGGTTCCCAGGGGGCCCTACTCTGCCAACGAAATGAAAGTCTGGGCCACTAAATCCACCGCCCTGGCCGCTGAGAATCTCATGCTTGCACTTCGGGCCCACGGATACGACTCCTGCCCAATGGAAGGATTTGACGAATGCCGGGTGAAGAAACTACTGAAAATTCCGCGCAAGGGACTTGTCACTATGGTACTGGCCGCGGGTCGACGAGCGGAGAACGGCGTTTATAACCGCCAATACCGGTTTGACCGTGACAATCTGATCCACTACATGTGA
- a CDS encoding uracil-DNA glycosylase family protein, whose translation MNDNPDELSFDELVRRVRACRICADALPLGPRPVIQLSEASRILVVGQAPGRKVHETGLPFNDPSGDRLRQWMGVTRDTFYDEQKMAILPMGFCYPGTGKSGDLPPRPECAPAWRVALLERLPDISLTLVIGQYAHAWHLPHGVRSVTENVRNWQDYWPNVLPMPHPSPRNNLWLRRNPWFEEEVIPVLRARISALLSDNDES comes from the coding sequence ATGAACGACAATCCTGACGAGCTGTCATTCGATGAACTGGTTCGCAGAGTGCGAGCCTGTCGAATTTGCGCTGATGCTTTACCCTTGGGCCCCCGGCCGGTCATACAGTTGTCCGAAGCATCGCGGATTCTTGTGGTTGGGCAGGCGCCCGGGAGAAAAGTCCATGAGACCGGATTACCATTTAATGACCCGAGCGGGGACCGGTTACGTCAATGGATGGGCGTTACCAGGGACACGTTCTATGATGAGCAGAAAATGGCCATTCTGCCCATGGGTTTCTGTTATCCGGGTACCGGGAAATCCGGCGACCTGCCGCCTCGACCTGAATGCGCCCCTGCATGGCGGGTGGCACTGCTGGAGCGGCTTCCTGATATTAGCCTCACCCTGGTGATTGGCCAATACGCCCATGCCTGGCATCTTCCCCATGGTGTCCGGTCGGTAACCGAAAACGTGCGTAACTGGCAGGACTATTGGCCGAATGTTCTGCCAATGCCCCATCCCAGCCCCCGAAACAATCTTTGGTTGCGTCGAAATCCCTGGTTTGAGGAGGAGGTAATACCTGTCCTCCGGGCACGAATCTCTGCGCTGCTCTCGGACAATGATGAGAGCTGA
- the glpD gene encoding glycerol-3-phosphate dehydrogenase, with product MDAAGRGLKVLLCEMNDLASATSSSSSKLIHGGLRYLEHYEFRLVREALAERESLLRNSPHIMWPMRFRLPYRPHLRPAWMIRAGLFLYDHLAKREILPGSRAIRFDESGPLKPDITKGFEYSDGWVDDARLVVLTAKKAQQSGARIMTRTKCVKAERGADDWAVTLHDTRNETESTVRAKAVVNASGPWVSKLFSETLSMPAPRTIRMVKGSHIVVPRLNQGTEAYILQNEDERIVFVIPYEDEFSLVGTTDVDYEGDPKKARISPEETDYLLNIVNAHFKRQLTPEEVIWSYSGVRPLMEGEEENAQKASRDYTFEVNSDENRAPLISVFGGKITTYRKLAEAATDKLCQFFPKAGGRWTKTALLPGGDFDNHEQLEQRLHKDFPWLSGKVINRYVRTYGMTSYDILKDCGSMEDLGILFGGTLYEKEVEHLVKNEWAMTSEDILWRRTKQGLYANQRDREALDTFLGRQPSFRTPKAVVHDGV from the coding sequence ATGGATGCGGCGGGGCGGGGTCTCAAGGTGCTGCTGTGCGAAATGAACGATCTGGCATCAGCAACATCCTCAAGCAGCAGCAAGCTGATTCATGGTGGTTTGCGCTACCTTGAGCATTATGAGTTTCGACTTGTGCGCGAGGCGCTGGCCGAGCGCGAGTCTCTGCTTCGCAACTCACCACATATTATGTGGCCGATGCGATTCCGACTCCCCTACCGCCCCCACCTTCGTCCTGCGTGGATGATAAGGGCCGGGCTATTCCTTTACGACCACCTGGCAAAACGGGAAATACTGCCGGGTTCCCGCGCTATCAGGTTTGATGAAAGCGGCCCGCTGAAGCCTGACATTACCAAGGGGTTCGAATATTCAGACGGCTGGGTAGACGATGCCCGCCTGGTGGTGCTCACGGCAAAGAAAGCGCAGCAGTCCGGCGCCCGGATAATGACCCGGACAAAATGCGTCAAGGCCGAGCGTGGCGCGGATGACTGGGCTGTTACGCTTCATGACACCCGCAATGAAACCGAGAGCACCGTGCGGGCAAAGGCAGTTGTGAATGCCTCTGGACCCTGGGTCAGCAAACTGTTCAGTGAGACACTTTCCATGCCCGCGCCCAGGACGATCCGCATGGTCAAGGGCAGCCACATCGTAGTGCCCCGCCTTAACCAGGGCACCGAAGCCTACATTCTCCAGAATGAGGACGAACGCATCGTTTTCGTCATCCCCTACGAAGATGAATTTTCGCTCGTGGGCACGACCGATGTGGACTACGAGGGAGACCCCAAAAAAGCCAGGATCTCGCCGGAGGAAACGGACTACCTGCTCAACATTGTAAACGCCCATTTCAAGCGCCAGCTCACGCCCGAGGAAGTGATTTGGTCATATTCAGGTGTTCGCCCATTAATGGAAGGCGAGGAAGAGAACGCGCAAAAGGCCTCACGAGACTATACATTCGAAGTCAATAGTGATGAAAACAGGGCACCCCTGATTTCTGTATTCGGCGGCAAAATCACCACATACCGAAAGCTCGCCGAAGCAGCCACCGATAAACTATGCCAGTTTTTCCCCAAAGCAGGCGGCCGGTGGACGAAAACGGCACTGTTGCCTGGTGGTGACTTTGACAATCACGAACAGCTTGAACAGCGGTTGCACAAAGATTTCCCATGGCTATCAGGAAAAGTTATCAACCGTTATGTTCGCACCTATGGCATGACCTCATACGACATCCTGAAAGACTGTGGCTCAATGGAAGACCTGGGCATCCTCTTCGGGGGCACCTTGTATGAAAAGGAAGTTGAGCACCTTGTTAAAAACGAGTGGGCGATGACCTCCGAGGACATACTCTGGCGCAGAACCAAACAGGGACTCTACGCAAACCAACGGGACAGGGAGGCTCTGGACACGTTCCTCGGACGCCAGCCATCGTTCCGGACGCCAAAAGCGGTCGTTCACGACGGCGTCTGA
- a CDS encoding DeoR/GlpR family transcriptional regulator, translated as MHQNRRLDQIMEIIGRNGFVTTEQLVEHFQVTPQTIRRDLNELAKQNKLRRHHGGAGIDSSTVNTAYQDRKIMNLAAKERIAESLVEHIPDGASMFINIGTTTETIARALLSRHGLRVVTNNLHVASILSAKEDFHIIIAGGEVRNRDGGIVGEAAVDFISQFKMDFGIIGISGIDNDGSLLDFDYREVRVAQSIIGNSSQVLLAADHSKFGRNAMVRLGSIEQVDHVFTDARPPREILQILNRHDIALHIV; from the coding sequence ATGCACCAGAATCGCCGCCTCGACCAAATAATGGAAATCATCGGGCGAAATGGTTTCGTTACCACGGAACAGCTGGTGGAACACTTCCAGGTCACTCCACAAACCATCCGGAGAGACCTGAATGAACTAGCCAAACAGAACAAACTGCGTCGCCATCATGGGGGCGCGGGAATCGACTCAAGCACCGTCAATACCGCTTATCAGGATCGAAAGATCATGAACCTCGCAGCCAAGGAACGGATTGCAGAGTCTCTGGTCGAGCACATTCCCGATGGCGCATCAATGTTCATAAACATTGGCACCACCACGGAAACGATTGCCCGGGCATTGCTTTCCAGGCATGGTTTAAGAGTTGTTACCAACAACCTTCACGTTGCCTCCATACTGTCTGCCAAAGAAGATTTTCACATCATCATTGCCGGTGGAGAGGTTCGGAATCGTGACGGAGGTATTGTGGGAGAAGCTGCTGTCGATTTCATCAGTCAGTTCAAAATGGACTTTGGGATTATCGGAATTAGCGGTATCGACAATGACGGCTCACTCCTGGACTTTGACTACCGGGAGGTTCGCGTCGCCCAGTCCATTATTGGCAACTCCAGCCAGGTGCTTCTGGCAGCTGACCATTCGAAATTCGGACGAAACGCCATGGTGCGCCTGGGCAGTATAGAGCAGGTCGACCATGTGTTCACCGATGCCAGACCACCAAGAGAGATCCTCCAGATACTTAACCGCCACGACATTGCCCTGCACATTGTTTAA
- a CDS encoding substrate-binding protein, whose translation MNFRKVLFSACLLLLACTTVSAEALKIGLNYPQTGRYKDQGLQQRLGAFLAVDEINKAGGVMGQPLELVIRNTRGEPARGAKNTAELIDREGVKMVFGGVSSAVAIASGKAAKERDRIYFGTLTYSNATTGSEGHSHMFREPYNAWMTAKALSKYLSANHADEKYFYITADYTWGWSVEESVRKFSETENPDAHPGVKTPFPRALISDFREALKKAEESDAKVLMMVLFGDDMVRALNVAYEMGITEKMQIVVPNLTLGMARQVGPTIMEGIVGGSPWVWNAPYELNYPRGKEFVEAFSKRYEMRPSTAAASAYSIVYQFKDAVERAGTTNTRQLIGALEGHRYTFLKDEQYWREFDHQNVQTVYVVKVKPRNTIVADEYSSDYFSIIDSMPGDEAAQTREEWEARRREAGKPLTL comes from the coding sequence ATGAATTTCAGAAAAGTGCTCTTTTCTGCCTGCCTGCTGTTGCTGGCATGCACCACTGTATCCGCCGAAGCCCTGAAAATTGGTCTGAACTACCCACAAACCGGCCGATATAAGGACCAGGGGCTGCAGCAGCGCCTTGGGGCCTTTCTGGCGGTTGATGAGATCAACAAGGCTGGCGGCGTTATGGGGCAGCCACTGGAGCTGGTGATTCGAAACACTCGCGGAGAACCGGCTCGCGGCGCAAAAAACACAGCAGAATTGATCGATCGTGAAGGCGTCAAAATGGTGTTCGGGGGCGTATCCAGTGCTGTGGCTATTGCTTCGGGCAAGGCCGCAAAGGAGCGCGACCGTATCTACTTCGGCACGCTGACCTACTCCAACGCCACCACCGGCAGCGAAGGCCACTCTCACATGTTCCGGGAACCGTACAATGCCTGGATGACCGCCAAGGCTCTTAGTAAATACCTCAGTGCCAATCATGCCGATGAAAAATATTTTTACATCACAGCTGACTATACCTGGGGCTGGTCTGTTGAAGAGTCTGTCCGGAAATTCTCCGAAACAGAAAACCCTGATGCCCACCCGGGTGTCAAAACACCGTTCCCTCGCGCCCTGATCAGCGACTTCCGTGAAGCTCTCAAAAAAGCCGAAGAGAGCGATGCCAAGGTTCTCATGATGGTACTGTTCGGTGACGACATGGTTCGTGCCCTCAACGTGGCCTATGAAATGGGGATTACAGAGAAAATGCAGATAGTTGTCCCCAACCTGACCCTCGGCATGGCGCGGCAGGTAGGCCCAACAATCATGGAAGGCATTGTCGGAGGTTCACCCTGGGTCTGGAATGCCCCTTACGAGCTGAACTACCCCCGTGGCAAAGAGTTCGTGGAAGCATTCTCCAAGCGCTATGAAATGCGCCCGTCAACAGCAGCGGCCTCAGCCTACAGCATTGTCTATCAGTTCAAGGATGCCGTGGAACGGGCGGGCACCACAAACACCCGACAGCTTATTGGCGCCCTCGAAGGCCACCGCTATACCTTCTTGAAAGACGAGCAATACTGGCGGGAATTCGACCACCAGAACGTCCAGACCGTCTATGTAGTCAAGGTCAAGCCACGGAACACCATCGTTGCTGACGAGTACAGCTCGGACTACTTCAGCATCATCGATTCCATGCCTGGCGATGAAGCGGCCCAGACCCGTGAGGAATGGGAGGCAAGGCGTCGTGAAGCAGGCAAGCCATTGACGCTATAA
- a CDS encoding methylated-DNA--[protein]-cysteine S-methyltransferase, producing the protein MTRKNSVQGEAITWQVGSCYLGTVLVARTSQGVCAVLPGDSEEELVTELDRRFPGATLTHADGSRDDWFASVMDYLVDSRKTLPVSLDIRGTDFQRRVWQTLRQIPAGSSASYGEVARMVGVPSGSRAVASACAANPLAVLVPCHRVLRGDGSLSGYRWGVRRKQALLTHEQSLSER; encoded by the coding sequence ATGACCAGAAAAAACAGTGTTCAGGGTGAGGCCATTACCTGGCAGGTTGGCAGTTGCTATCTCGGAACGGTTTTGGTTGCTCGAACGTCCCAGGGGGTCTGCGCCGTGCTGCCCGGAGACTCTGAAGAAGAGCTTGTGACGGAACTCGACCGGCGGTTTCCGGGCGCGACCCTCACACATGCCGACGGTTCCAGGGATGACTGGTTTGCCAGTGTTATGGATTATCTGGTGGATAGTCGGAAAACCCTGCCGGTCAGTCTCGATATACGGGGAACCGACTTCCAGCGACGGGTCTGGCAGACGCTCCGTCAAATTCCAGCCGGAAGCAGTGCCAGCTATGGCGAAGTGGCGCGAATGGTGGGGGTGCCCTCCGGATCGCGAGCGGTTGCCAGCGCCTGTGCTGCCAATCCCCTGGCGGTGCTGGTTCCCTGTCACCGGGTTCTCAGAGGCGATGGTAGCTTGTCAGGTTACAGGTGGGGTGTCAGGCGCAAACAGGCTTTGCTGACTCATGAGCAATCGTTGTCCGAGCGTTGA
- a CDS encoding FAD:protein FMN transferase, whose translation MRVIPVRPESETLRRSLVSIGVLAVLMLLPTLVQAQWYRYTDTAMTTSIDLEFWAEDRAFAERTANRVLSVFHQVDQQMSRYREDSELSRVNREAAGHPVKVSSGLLRVLQKARMVSDLSNGAFDISFGSVGYLYDYRAKQQPTDEDIASHLGQINYRDIVLDEENSSVAYRQQGLLVDLGGIAKGYAVDLGVGILKKAGVRHARLSAGGDMRLIGDRRGRPWVVGVRDPRTEDRNAVVLPLVDTAVSTSGDYERFFIDEAGNRIHHIIAPGTGKPVRGVQSVTILGEDALTTDGLSTAVFVLGSEQGLEMINRLPGIDAIIIDEHRRMHYSEGLQPPESVN comes from the coding sequence GTGCGGGTTATTCCAGTCAGGCCAGAAAGCGAGACCTTGCGTCGAAGCCTGGTGAGCATCGGAGTGCTCGCAGTGCTGATGCTATTGCCCACGCTTGTGCAGGCACAGTGGTATCGCTATACCGATACCGCGATGACCACATCCATCGACCTTGAGTTCTGGGCCGAAGACAGGGCATTTGCTGAGCGGACTGCGAATCGGGTGCTCTCTGTCTTTCATCAGGTTGACCAACAGATGAGCCGTTATCGGGAGGACTCTGAACTCTCCCGGGTAAACCGGGAAGCGGCTGGTCATCCCGTCAAGGTCAGTTCCGGTCTTTTACGAGTGCTGCAGAAGGCCAGGATGGTCTCTGATCTGAGCAACGGCGCATTTGATATCAGCTTCGGCTCTGTGGGGTACCTTTACGATTACCGCGCGAAGCAACAGCCGACCGACGAAGACATCGCATCACACCTGGGCCAGATCAATTACCGTGACATTGTCCTCGATGAAGAGAACTCTTCGGTAGCCTATCGCCAGCAGGGCTTGCTCGTGGACCTGGGAGGCATTGCCAAGGGGTACGCCGTTGACCTGGGCGTCGGCATTCTGAAAAAGGCTGGCGTTCGTCACGCACGGCTCAGCGCTGGCGGCGATATGAGGCTGATTGGCGATCGCCGGGGCAGACCGTGGGTTGTTGGTGTCCGGGACCCGCGCACGGAAGACCGAAATGCTGTTGTTTTGCCTCTGGTCGATACCGCTGTTTCCACGTCGGGTGATTATGAGCGGTTTTTCATTGATGAGGCCGGAAACCGGATCCATCACATCATTGCACCTGGCACCGGCAAGCCGGTTCGAGGCGTTCAGAGCGTGACAATACTGGGGGAGGATGCACTCACCACTGACGGGCTTTCCACGGCTGTGTTTGTGCTTGGTTCGGAACAAGGTCTGGAGATGATTAACCGGTTGCCGGGTATTGATGCCATTATCATCGACGAACACCGGCGAATGCATTATTCGGAGGGGTTGCAGCCGCCGGAATCAGTGAACTGA
- a CDS encoding general secretion pathway protein GspF: MFIRRSRKKTLANGEPLRHSDHGKPRTRREFIAQGFQMGAATVYGASVFSLFGNPRSASAALSADLNTLKESCGIAVQGAGKIPFICFDLAGGANIAGSNVLMGKSGGQMDFLSTAGYSKLGLPGDMLPNNPAFVNNEMGLAFHSDSGFLRGILQSTRAGTRAAVNGAIIAARSENDTGNNPHNPMYGIHKAGADGSLLSLVGSQSSESGGNSMAPMNLIDPKVRPTKIDRPSDVTGLVDVGDLIGILDQNDAVAVMEAIQRISDAKMKNVSTNLSVSTDEAIKELVNCGYVKSADLADRFGNPAALDPMADPDIVGPAGIFTSEEFNSNREFRKTASVMKLVLEGYAGAGTITMGGYDYHTGERGTGERRDEQAGRCMGACLEYAARVGMPLMLYVFSDGSVASNGRIDDSMDGRGKGEWTGDNQQTAASFFMVYNPTGRPQTIRNQIGFMRSDASVETASSPAANNVNQLVQTVLLNYMALHGEQNLFDSSFNGHGLGNSTMQDSLIALQSVVSGTIPPSP, from the coding sequence ATGTTTATTCGCAGATCACGCAAGAAGACCCTCGCCAACGGTGAACCGCTCCGCCACTCTGATCATGGCAAGCCGCGCACTCGACGGGAGTTTATCGCCCAGGGTTTTCAGATGGGCGCGGCGACGGTGTACGGTGCATCCGTGTTCAGCCTGTTTGGCAATCCCCGATCCGCCTCCGCAGCACTGTCTGCTGACCTTAATACGCTGAAGGAAAGCTGCGGCATCGCCGTCCAGGGTGCAGGAAAGATTCCTTTCATCTGCTTTGACCTGGCCGGCGGCGCCAACATTGCCGGTTCCAACGTACTGATGGGCAAGTCCGGCGGACAAATGGATTTCCTGAGCACCGCGGGCTACAGCAAGCTTGGATTACCGGGGGATATGCTCCCGAACAATCCGGCATTCGTGAATAACGAAATGGGACTGGCTTTCCATTCTGACAGCGGCTTCCTTCGGGGTATCCTGCAAAGCACCCGTGCCGGCACCCGTGCCGCGGTTAACGGAGCCATTATTGCTGCCCGCTCGGAGAACGACACCGGCAACAACCCTCACAACCCCATGTATGGCATCCATAAAGCGGGGGCGGATGGCTCTCTTCTGTCACTCGTTGGATCCCAGAGCTCAGAGTCTGGCGGCAACTCCATGGCGCCCATGAACCTTATCGACCCCAAGGTTCGGCCCACGAAAATTGACCGCCCCTCTGATGTAACCGGCCTGGTGGATGTGGGGGATCTGATTGGCATTCTTGATCAGAATGACGCAGTGGCCGTCATGGAAGCCATTCAGCGCATCAGCGATGCCAAGATGAAGAACGTCAGCACCAATCTTAGTGTCTCTACCGATGAAGCCATCAAGGAGTTGGTGAACTGCGGCTATGTCAAAAGCGCCGATCTGGCGGACCGTTTCGGCAATCCTGCTGCCCTGGATCCGATGGCGGACCCAGACATAGTGGGGCCTGCCGGAATATTCACCAGCGAGGAGTTCAACAGCAATCGGGAATTCCGGAAAACCGCTTCCGTCATGAAGCTGGTGCTGGAAGGGTACGCCGGTGCCGGTACCATTACCATGGGTGGTTACGACTACCACACGGGCGAACGCGGAACCGGAGAACGCCGGGATGAGCAGGCTGGCCGGTGCATGGGTGCCTGCCTCGAATACGCCGCACGGGTGGGAATGCCACTGATGCTTTACGTATTCAGCGACGGGTCGGTCGCCAGCAATGGTCGTATCGACGACTCTATGGACGGCCGTGGCAAAGGTGAGTGGACAGGCGACAACCAGCAAACCGCTGCCTCGTTTTTCATGGTGTACAACCCTACGGGACGGCCTCAGACCATTCGCAATCAAATCGGTTTCATGCGGTCCGATGCGTCGGTGGAGACAGCATCAAGTCCTGCAGCCAATAACGTCAACCAGCTGGTTCAGACAGTTCTGCTGAACTACATGGCGCTTCACGGTGAGCAGAACCTTTTTGACAGCAGTTTCAATGGCCATGGCCTCGGCAATTCCACCATGCAGGATAGCCTGATTGCCCTGCAAAGTGTGGTCAGTGGCACCATTCCTCCTTCACCCTGA
- a CDS encoding LamG domain-containing protein has protein sequence MTISSRQGKRSLKSILAIFTAAILLTACGGESTEQLPDTSANTGTVSYNGPAPATDDVLNFKQSVWDNLVTQDKCGACHNAGGQSPAFVNEQDINAAYAQANTVVNLSDPSQSAMVTKVAGGHNCWVSSTSVCVDLLTTYISNWAGGSAGSVKTVELRAPTPKDPGTTLAFPADSGEFASTVYPVLTTYCSDCHVEGIQTPYIGSTDIDTAYEQSKSRISLESPSDSRFVQRLRTDFHNCWDGDCATSADIMQMAIEDFAGLQQASPVDPALVTSNALNLADDGLLANSGGRYEDNIIALYEFKTGEGQTAFDTSGISPALNLTLSGNAEWVGGWGIDLGPAYENEQQLMVPAGKAQGSTSDSSKLHNLLTASGEYSIEAWVAPGNITQEDARIITYSGSATTRNVTLSQTLQRYEVLHRSTASDENTPFATQDADELLQATLQHVVVNYSPGTGRQIFVNGEPTGDIDPDGAGLLSEWDDSFALVLGNETDGNSPWQGAIRMVAIHNRALTPEQVKVNFDVGVGQKFYLLFGVSDLVSLPQSYIVFEVSQFDSYSYRFTSPFFISLDNSVEPSNIPLKGMRLGINGKEATVGQAWANLDVVLTGDDYEPGTGQPLSRLGTVIALENGPESDEFFLTFDQLGSGNTFVRSEPAAPPAAEAGDLDPSPEIGLKTFDEINESMARMTGVSKTQTDVYDTYITVKQQLPTVENIRGFLSSHQMAVTQMAIQYCNVLVSNSQLRSDFFPGFDFSAPVATAFDHGGRSLIIDPLLLRFVGVNLASQPTDLEIENELNNLMDSLTSCSGSCPADRTETVVKASCAAVLGSATTLVQ, from the coding sequence ATGACCATTTCAAGCCGTCAGGGAAAACGCTCCCTCAAATCGATTCTGGCTATCTTTACTGCCGCCATACTGCTGACAGCCTGCGGTGGTGAATCCACCGAGCAGCTTCCAGACACCTCCGCCAACACCGGGACTGTTTCCTATAATGGCCCTGCCCCAGCCACAGATGACGTGCTCAATTTCAAACAGAGTGTCTGGGACAATCTGGTCACTCAGGACAAGTGCGGCGCCTGTCACAATGCCGGAGGACAGTCACCTGCGTTCGTTAATGAGCAGGACATTAACGCAGCTTACGCACAGGCAAACACCGTCGTTAACCTCTCGGATCCCTCTCAGTCGGCCATGGTGACCAAAGTCGCCGGTGGCCATAACTGCTGGGTCAGCAGTACGTCCGTCTGTGTCGACCTCCTCACAACTTATATCTCAAACTGGGCCGGCGGCTCCGCAGGTTCTGTCAAAACCGTGGAGCTGAGGGCGCCAACGCCCAAAGACCCCGGCACAACCCTCGCCTTTCCTGCAGACAGTGGCGAGTTTGCATCCACGGTCTACCCGGTGCTCACAACCTACTGCAGCGATTGTCACGTGGAAGGCATCCAGACGCCTTATATTGGCAGTACCGATATAGATACAGCCTACGAACAGTCCAAGAGCCGTATCAGTCTTGAATCACCTTCGGACTCTCGCTTTGTCCAGCGGCTGCGTACCGACTTCCACAACTGCTGGGACGGCGACTGTGCAACCTCAGCAGATATCATGCAGATGGCCATTGAAGACTTTGCCGGCCTTCAGCAAGCATCACCTGTGGACCCCGCACTGGTAACAAGCAACGCCCTTAACCTGGCTGATGACGGCCTGCTGGCCAACTCCGGTGGCCGCTACGAAGACAACATCATCGCCCTGTACGAATTCAAGACCGGTGAGGGCCAGACAGCCTTTGATACCAGTGGCATATCCCCTGCCCTGAACCTGACACTCAGCGGTAACGCCGAATGGGTCGGCGGCTGGGGCATCGACCTTGGCCCCGCCTATGAGAACGAGCAGCAGCTCATGGTTCCGGCCGGTAAAGCTCAGGGCTCAACGTCCGACAGCAGTAAGCTCCACAACCTGCTGACGGCATCAGGTGAATACAGCATTGAGGCCTGGGTCGCTCCGGGTAACATCACCCAGGAAGACGCCAGGATTATCACTTATTCCGGTTCTGCGACTACCCGCAACGTAACCCTGAGCCAGACCCTTCAGCGTTACGAAGTGCTTCACAGAAGTACCGCCAGCGATGAGAACACGCCATTCGCAACCCAGGACGCGGACGAGCTGCTTCAGGCAACGCTTCAGCACGTGGTGGTGAACTACTCCCCTGGAACTGGCCGGCAAATCTTCGTTAATGGTGAGCCAACCGGCGACATAGATCCGGACGGAGCGGGCCTTCTGTCCGAATGGGATGACAGTTTCGCTCTGGTACTGGGAAACGAAACTGACGGCAATTCGCCATGGCAAGGTGCCATCCGAATGGTGGCCATACACAATCGGGCGCTGACACCTGAACAGGTCAAGGTAAACTTCGATGTGGGCGTTGGGCAGAAGTTCTACCTTCTTTTCGGAGTCTCGGATCTTGTCAGCCTGCCCCAGAGCTATATCGTATTCGAAGTAAGCCAATTCGACAGTTACAGCTACCGGTTCACCAGCCCCTTCTTTATCAGCCTGGATAACTCCGTGGAGCCCTCCAACATTCCACTAAAAGGCATGCGACTGGGCATCAATGGCAAAGAAGCGACGGTTGGCCAGGCCTGGGCCAATCTGGATGTAGTGCTGACCGGCGACGACTATGAGCCAGGCACCGGCCAGCCACTCTCAAGACTGGGCACTGTCATTGCGCTGGAAAACGGACCGGAAAGCGACGAATTCTTCCTGACTTTCGATCAGCTGGGGAGCGGCAACACCTTCGTCAGGTCTGAACCAGCCGCGCCCCCGGCCGCAGAAGCCGGAGATCTGGACCCATCGCCGGAGATTGGCCTGAAGACCTTTGACGAGATCAATGAGTCCATGGCACGCATGACTGGTGTTTCAAAAACACAAACTGATGTCTACGACACCTACATCACGGTAAAACAACAGCTGCCAACGGTTGAGAACATCAGAGGCTTCCTGTCCTCCCACCAGATGGCTGTCACTCAAATGGCGATCCAGTACTGCAATGTGCTGGTTTCCAACAGCCAGCTGCGGTCAGACTTCTTTCCGGGCTTTGACTTCTCCGCGCCAGTCGCCACAGCCTTTGACCATGGCGGAAGAAGCCTGATCATTGACCCCCTGCTACTGCGCTTCGTTGGCGTCAACCTGGCCTCGCAGCCAACCGATCTGGAGATCGAGAACGAACTGAACAACCTTATGGATAGTCTGACCAGCTGTAGTGGATCCTGCCCCGCAGACCGCACAGAAACCGTTGTTAAGGCCAGCTGTGCCGCCGTTCTGGGCAGCGCTACCACCCTGGTTCAGTAG